In one Modestobacter sp. L9-4 genomic region, the following are encoded:
- a CDS encoding GAF domain-containing SpoIIE family protein phosphatase translates to MSSAPPRDDHARTAAAVAAALAALGGAEDEQQVLEVVAGRLAPLLGARTAGLVLRQPDGTSVRALTLDPTSSPPATRSTLLGTDDGGPAVRAAVTGRSASAPGEVAVPLVLAGSVLGSLVLTGDGQHRPDPGDELLTAVAAVTAQVLVRVADRVSVESADARAAVSTQRLALVDAVSDLFARHHDPARQDDVVRGLARLVVPGLADWCTLTLAPVGRVRRTVGWAHSDPELEDTLARYAQVQAAAMSENAAVAVALRTGEEVHTRMPPVQDWVGPAPAQQMLRTLAPEQVAVLPLGTGGRPLGAMALIRTGGRPALSADELRTAQEVARRAGLALDNLRLRDRAALLGEVSDRLASTMDAEQAVARLARLVVPTLADFCIVTLVQDDAEPGTPRSLRDIGSWHVEPAQRATLERYLELRLRSARPGAYVLEAAASTGPVPIPPHAADAIRSVLVPGEAADLIGELDPAHGLVLPLRARGRVVGLLTLFAGRGRGPLTDDDLAAATEVAARAALALDNARLYRQQRDLAATLQHSLLSAPARPAGLEVAVRYLPAAAQAEVGGDWYDAFVVPGGALVLVVGDVAGHDGDAAAQMAQLRNVLRGVAQTLAEPPAAVLGELDRALDRLGVATMATAVLCRLEPEVDDAGRRVLRWSNAGHPAPLVIDPDGTVRLLERDPDLLLGVLPSTGRSDHATVLAPGSTVVLYTDGLVERRRETLDDGTARLVELAPQLHGRSAEEVCDVLVERLAVGAQDDVAVLVLRC, encoded by the coding sequence ATGAGCAGTGCACCCCCGCGCGACGACCACGCCCGTACCGCGGCCGCGGTGGCCGCCGCCCTCGCCGCCCTCGGTGGCGCCGAGGACGAGCAGCAGGTCCTCGAGGTGGTGGCCGGCCGGCTCGCCCCGCTGCTGGGTGCGCGCACCGCCGGGCTCGTCCTGCGCCAGCCCGACGGCACGTCGGTCCGGGCGCTGACCCTCGACCCGACCTCGTCGCCCCCGGCGACGCGGTCGACCCTGCTGGGCACCGACGACGGCGGGCCGGCCGTGCGTGCGGCGGTCACCGGCCGCTCCGCCTCCGCACCGGGCGAGGTCGCGGTGCCCCTGGTCCTCGCCGGCTCGGTGCTCGGCTCCCTGGTGCTCACCGGCGACGGACAGCACCGGCCGGACCCCGGCGACGAGCTGCTGACCGCGGTCGCCGCGGTCACCGCGCAGGTGCTGGTCCGGGTCGCCGACCGGGTGTCCGTGGAGTCCGCCGACGCCCGGGCCGCGGTGTCGACGCAGCGGCTGGCCCTGGTCGACGCCGTCAGCGACCTGTTCGCCCGGCACCACGACCCGGCGCGCCAGGACGACGTCGTCCGCGGGCTGGCCCGGCTGGTCGTCCCCGGGCTGGCCGACTGGTGCACCCTCACGCTCGCCCCGGTCGGACGGGTGCGGCGCACGGTCGGCTGGGCCCACTCCGACCCGGAGCTGGAGGACACGCTCGCCCGGTACGCGCAGGTCCAGGCGGCGGCGATGAGCGAGAACGCCGCGGTGGCCGTGGCGCTGCGCACCGGCGAGGAGGTGCACACCCGGATGCCCCCCGTGCAGGACTGGGTGGGCCCGGCGCCGGCGCAGCAGATGCTCCGCACCCTGGCCCCCGAGCAGGTCGCAGTCCTGCCGCTGGGCACCGGTGGGCGCCCGCTCGGGGCGATGGCGCTGATCCGCACCGGTGGCCGACCGGCCCTGTCGGCCGACGAGCTGCGCACGGCCCAGGAGGTGGCCCGCCGGGCCGGGCTGGCGCTGGACAACCTCCGGCTGCGCGACCGGGCGGCCCTGCTCGGCGAGGTGTCCGACCGGCTGGCCAGCACGATGGACGCCGAGCAGGCCGTCGCCCGGCTGGCCCGCCTCGTCGTGCCCACGCTGGCCGACTTCTGCATCGTCACGCTGGTGCAGGACGACGCCGAGCCAGGCACCCCGCGGTCGCTGCGCGACATCGGCTCCTGGCACGTCGAGCCGGCACAGCGGGCCACCCTGGAGCGGTACCTGGAGCTGCGGCTGCGCTCCGCGCGGCCCGGTGCGTACGTGCTGGAGGCGGCGGCCTCGACCGGGCCGGTGCCGATCCCGCCGCACGCGGCCGACGCGATCCGCTCCGTGCTGGTTCCGGGTGAGGCGGCCGACCTGATCGGCGAGCTCGACCCGGCCCACGGGCTGGTCCTGCCGCTGCGCGCCCGCGGCCGCGTCGTGGGGCTGCTGACCCTCTTCGCCGGCCGGGGCCGCGGCCCGCTGACCGACGACGACCTGGCCGCGGCCACCGAGGTCGCGGCCCGTGCCGCCCTCGCGCTGGACAACGCCCGGCTGTACCGCCAGCAGCGCGACCTCGCCGCCACGCTGCAGCACAGCCTGCTGAGCGCCCCCGCCCGCCCGGCCGGGCTGGAGGTCGCCGTCCGCTACCTCCCGGCGGCCGCCCAGGCGGAGGTGGGTGGCGACTGGTACGACGCCTTCGTCGTCCCCGGAGGTGCCCTGGTCCTCGTGGTGGGTGACGTGGCCGGCCACGACGGGGACGCCGCCGCGCAGATGGCCCAGCTGCGCAACGTGCTGCGCGGGGTGGCCCAGACGCTGGCCGAACCTCCGGCGGCCGTGCTGGGTGAGCTCGACCGCGCCCTGGACCGGCTCGGGGTGGCGACGATGGCGACCGCGGTGCTGTGCCGGCTGGAGCCGGAGGTGGACGACGCCGGTCGCCGGGTGCTGCGCTGGTCCAACGCCGGGCACCCGGCCCCCCTGGTCATCGACCCCGACGGCACGGTGCGGCTGCTGGAGCGGGACCCGGACCTGCTCCTCGGCGTCCTGCCCTCGACCGGCCGCAGCGACCACGCCACCGTGCTGGCGCCGGGCTCGACGGTGGTGCTCTACACCGACGGGCTGGTCGAGCGTCGCCGGGAGACCCTCGACGACGGCACGGCGCGGCTGGTCGAGCTCGCGCCGCAGCTGCACGGCCGCTCCGCCGAGGAGGTCTGCGACGTGCTGGTGGAGCGCCTGGCGGTCGGCGCGCAGGACGACGTCGCCGTGCTCGTGCTGCGCTGCTGA
- a CDS encoding zinc-binding alcohol dehydrogenase family protein → MAIPTTNRAVVATASGPVDVLTDTELDVPTPGPLDLLVEVRAVSVNPVDVKLRGGALPGGDGPQVLGYDAAGVVLAVGDQVSAYAVGDEVYYAGSISRPGSNQQFQLVDEKVAGRKPASLDFAEAAALPLTTITAWETLFERWRLGADSTGTLLVMGAAGGVGSIMVQLARQLTGLTVIAAVGRPESREWVRELGAHHVVDRTDLLAEVTAIVPRGVDFVLSPFSAGMVETYTQVMALGGSVVAIDEPEGVDTLPLKWKSQGWHWEFMFSRVIHDPESTAHRELLDEVSRLVDAGTLRSTLGTRLSPIDAATLQEAHRLLESSATIGKVVLAAG, encoded by the coding sequence ATGGCCATCCCCACCACGAACCGGGCCGTCGTCGCCACCGCGAGCGGCCCCGTCGACGTCCTGACCGACACCGAGCTCGACGTCCCCACCCCCGGCCCGCTCGACCTGCTGGTCGAGGTGCGCGCCGTCTCCGTCAACCCGGTCGACGTGAAGCTGCGCGGCGGCGCCCTCCCCGGCGGCGACGGTCCGCAGGTCCTCGGCTACGACGCGGCCGGCGTCGTCCTGGCGGTCGGTGACCAGGTGAGCGCCTACGCCGTCGGCGACGAGGTCTACTACGCCGGCTCGATCTCCCGGCCCGGGTCGAACCAGCAGTTCCAGCTGGTCGACGAGAAGGTCGCCGGGCGCAAGCCGGCCTCGCTGGACTTCGCCGAGGCAGCCGCCCTCCCGCTGACCACGATCACCGCCTGGGAGACGCTGTTCGAGCGCTGGCGGCTGGGCGCCGACAGCACCGGCACGCTGCTCGTCATGGGCGCCGCCGGTGGCGTCGGCTCGATCATGGTGCAGCTGGCCCGCCAGCTCACCGGGCTGACGGTCATCGCCGCGGTCGGCCGCCCCGAGTCGCGCGAGTGGGTGCGCGAGCTGGGCGCCCACCACGTCGTCGACCGCACCGACCTGCTCGCCGAGGTGACGGCGATCGTGCCGCGCGGCGTCGACTTCGTGCTCAGCCCGTTCTCCGCCGGCATGGTCGAGACCTACACGCAGGTGATGGCGCTGGGCGGCTCGGTGGTCGCGATCGACGAGCCCGAGGGCGTCGACACGCTGCCGCTGAAGTGGAAGAGCCAGGGCTGGCACTGGGAGTTCATGTTCAGCCGGGTCATCCACGACCCGGAGAGCACCGCCCACCGCGAGCTGCTCGACGAGGTCTCCCGGCTGGTCGACGCGGGCACGCTGCGCAGCACGCTGGGCACCCGGCTGTCGCCGATCGACGCGGCGACCCTGCAGGAGGCGCACCGCCTGCTCGAGTCCTCCGCCACCATCGGCAAGGTCGTCCTCGCCGCCGGCTGA
- a CDS encoding TIGR03557 family F420-dependent LLM class oxidoreductase: MQVGYKIATEAFGPKEVVAQAVAAEEAGFDFIELSDHFHPWLEEQGHSGFTWTMLGAMAAQTSRIGLATGVTAPIIRYHPAVIAQAAATTQILSDNRFTLGIGSGERLNEHVVGAAWPAVRIRHHMLREALEIINLLWQGGYQSYEGKYLTLEDARIWDLPDQLPVIAVASGGPGASKLAAEHGSGLFATEPRKELVDAFAEHGGTGPKYAEVPMSWAPTEDAAVEAALKTSRWALTGWPVMSELPNPVNFDAASSTVNGDDIRGQFSVGPDLDVHVQQAQPYVDAGFDHIVLQNTGPDPDGFMAVCKSELIERVRGLTPSS; this comes from the coding sequence ATGCAGGTCGGCTACAAGATCGCCACCGAGGCATTCGGGCCCAAGGAGGTCGTCGCGCAGGCGGTCGCCGCCGAGGAGGCCGGCTTCGACTTCATCGAGCTGTCCGACCACTTCCACCCGTGGCTGGAGGAGCAGGGGCACAGCGGCTTCACCTGGACGATGCTCGGGGCGATGGCCGCGCAGACCTCGCGGATCGGCCTGGCCACCGGGGTGACCGCGCCGATCATCCGGTACCACCCGGCGGTCATCGCCCAGGCCGCAGCGACCACGCAGATCCTGTCGGACAACCGCTTCACCCTGGGCATCGGCTCCGGTGAGCGGCTCAACGAGCACGTCGTCGGGGCCGCCTGGCCGGCCGTGCGCATCCGGCACCACATGCTCCGCGAGGCCCTGGAGATCATCAACCTGCTCTGGCAGGGCGGCTACCAGTCCTACGAGGGCAAGTACCTGACGCTGGAGGACGCCCGGATCTGGGACCTCCCCGACCAGCTGCCGGTGATCGCCGTCGCCAGTGGCGGGCCCGGTGCCTCCAAGCTGGCTGCGGAGCACGGCAGCGGGCTGTTCGCCACCGAGCCGAGGAAGGAGCTGGTCGACGCCTTCGCCGAGCACGGCGGCACCGGCCCGAAGTACGCCGAGGTGCCGATGAGCTGGGCCCCCACCGAGGACGCCGCCGTCGAGGCCGCGCTGAAGACCAGCCGCTGGGCGCTGACCGGCTGGCCGGTGATGAGCGAGCTGCCCAACCCGGTGAACTTCGACGCCGCCAGCAGCACGGTCAACGGCGACGACATCCGCGGCCAGTTCTCCGTGGGACCGGACCTGGACGTGCACGTCCAGCAGGCGCAGCCCTACGTCGACGCGGGCTTCGACCACATCGTCCTGCAGAACACCGGGCCGGACCCCGACGGGTTCATGGCCGTCTGCAAGAGCGAGCTCATCGAGCGGGTGCGCGGGCTGACCCCGTCGTCCTGA
- a CDS encoding NUDIX domain-containing protein: protein MPARKSAGILLYRYTDGVLEVLIGHMGGPFWARRDAGAWSIPKGESMPGEELVDVARREFAEEMGSPAPAGELLPLGELRTSSSKLVTIWALQGDLDAAATRSNTFSVEWPPRSGRVQEYPEIDRSAWLPVEQAREKLVKGQAPFLDRLLAALAR from the coding sequence ATGCCAGCCAGGAAGAGCGCCGGGATCCTGCTGTACCGGTACACCGACGGCGTCCTCGAGGTGCTCATCGGGCACATGGGCGGTCCGTTCTGGGCCCGCCGGGACGCCGGCGCCTGGTCGATCCCGAAGGGCGAGTCGATGCCGGGGGAGGAGCTGGTGGACGTCGCCCGGCGCGAGTTCGCCGAGGAAATGGGGTCACCGGCACCGGCGGGGGAGCTGCTCCCGCTGGGTGAGCTGCGCACCTCCAGCAGCAAGCTGGTCACGATCTGGGCCCTGCAGGGCGACCTGGACGCCGCCGCGACCCGCAGCAACACCTTCTCGGTCGAGTGGCCGCCGCGGTCGGGGCGCGTCCAGGAGTACCCCGAGATCGACCGGTCGGCGTGGCTGCCGGTCGAGCAGGCGCGGGAGAAGCTGGTGAAGGGCCAGGCGCCGTTCCTCGACCGGCTGCTGGCGGCGCTGGCCCGCTGA
- a CDS encoding RtcB family protein, producing the protein MEKINGRLLNWASILEPTTREQAVRTAAMPFVYPHLALMPDAHLGKGATVGSVIPTEGAIIPAAVGVDIGCGMMAVRTQFSADDLAGRPLDVLHGQISRSIPLSAGGRNSHVRATAAARVEELRAMAGVEQADQAVGHWPQQLGSLGSGNHFIEVSLDEADRVWLFLHSGSRGVGNKLAQRHITRAQELCRQRFIRLADPDLAYLVEGDPEFDAYIEALRWAQRFAFLNREEMMDRVAEQVGRFLHADVERLETVNCHHNYTERERHLGREVWLTRKGAISAQRGQLGLIPGSMGTASYVVAGLGSVPALMSAPHGAGRNHSRNAARRLFTRSDLDARMTGIAWGHSDAFLDEHPDAYKPIDQVMADAADLVEVRHTLRQVVNVKGD; encoded by the coding sequence ATGGAGAAGATCAACGGACGCCTGCTCAACTGGGCGTCCATCCTCGAGCCCACCACCCGGGAGCAGGCGGTGCGCACCGCGGCGATGCCGTTCGTGTACCCGCACCTGGCGCTCATGCCCGACGCCCACCTGGGCAAGGGCGCGACCGTCGGCTCGGTCATCCCGACCGAGGGCGCGATCATCCCGGCCGCGGTAGGGGTCGACATCGGCTGCGGGATGATGGCCGTGCGCACGCAGTTCAGCGCCGACGACCTCGCCGGCCGCCCGCTCGACGTGCTGCACGGGCAGATCTCCCGCTCGATCCCGCTGTCGGCGGGAGGCCGGAACTCCCACGTCCGGGCCACCGCTGCGGCACGGGTCGAGGAGCTCCGCGCGATGGCCGGCGTCGAGCAGGCCGACCAGGCGGTGGGCCACTGGCCGCAGCAGCTGGGCTCGCTCGGCTCGGGCAACCACTTCATCGAGGTGTCGCTGGACGAGGCCGACCGGGTCTGGCTCTTCCTGCACTCCGGCTCGCGGGGCGTGGGCAACAAGCTGGCCCAGCGGCACATCACGCGGGCTCAGGAGCTGTGCCGCCAGCGGTTCATCCGCCTGGCCGACCCGGACCTGGCCTACCTCGTGGAGGGCGACCCGGAGTTCGACGCCTACATCGAGGCGCTGCGCTGGGCACAGCGGTTCGCCTTCCTCAACCGCGAGGAGATGATGGACCGGGTGGCCGAGCAGGTCGGCCGGTTCCTGCACGCCGACGTCGAGCGGCTCGAGACCGTGAACTGCCACCACAACTACACCGAGCGGGAGCGGCACCTCGGCCGCGAGGTGTGGCTGACCCGCAAGGGCGCGATCTCCGCCCAGCGCGGCCAGCTGGGGCTCATCCCCGGCTCGATGGGCACGGCGTCCTACGTCGTGGCCGGCCTGGGCAGTGTCCCGGCGCTGATGTCGGCGCCGCACGGCGCGGGCCGCAACCACTCGCGGAACGCGGCCCGGCGGCTGTTCACCCGGTCCGACCTCGACGCCCGGATGACCGGGATCGCGTGGGGCCACTCCGACGCGTTCCTCGACGAGCACCCCGACGCCTACAAGCCGATCGACCAGGTCATGGCCGACGCGGCGGACCTCGTGGAGGTCCGGCACACCCTGCGCCAGGTCGTGAACGTCAAGGGCGACTGA
- a CDS encoding biosynthetic peptidoglycan transglycosylase, which yields MAFDLLDSPEVSRPQVVRRSRGARVRRGLRRAALALLVLVALAVGVGWVATPSVDDAPDRVTAFLMEHQAPALTVAPASELVDALVAVEDSSFHSNPGISPSGVVRSFRGLVTGTDEGGSTLPQQLAKNLYLDGRNGPVQKAEAVVLALKLDGAYSKTELLEMYLDDGYYGHGFYGLTAATQGYFGVAPDQLTWAQSSLLAGLFQAPTAYDPLVHPDLARERQLHVLDRLVAVGDLTRAQADDAAAADWGLVTG from the coding sequence ATGGCGTTCGATCTGCTGGACAGCCCTGAGGTGAGCCGGCCGCAGGTGGTGCGGCGGTCCCGCGGGGCGCGGGTGCGCCGTGGACTGCGCCGCGCGGCCCTCGCCCTGCTCGTCCTGGTCGCGCTCGCCGTCGGCGTCGGCTGGGTGGCCACGCCCTCGGTCGACGACGCACCCGACCGGGTCACCGCCTTCCTGATGGAGCACCAGGCCCCCGCGCTGACGGTCGCCCCGGCGTCGGAGCTGGTCGACGCCCTCGTCGCCGTCGAGGACAGCAGCTTCCACAGCAACCCCGGCATCAGCCCCAGCGGCGTCGTCCGCTCCTTCCGCGGGCTGGTCACCGGCACCGACGAGGGCGGCTCGACGCTGCCGCAGCAGCTGGCCAAGAACCTCTACCTCGACGGGCGGAACGGCCCCGTGCAGAAGGCCGAGGCCGTCGTCCTGGCGCTCAAGCTCGACGGGGCCTACAGCAAGACCGAGCTGCTGGAGATGTACCTCGACGACGGCTACTACGGCCACGGCTTCTACGGCCTGACCGCCGCCACGCAGGGCTACTTCGGCGTCGCCCCCGACCAGCTGACCTGGGCGCAGTCCTCGCTGCTGGCCGGGCTGTTCCAGGCGCCCACCGCCTACGACCCGCTGGTGCACCCCGACCTCGCCCGGGAGCGCCAGCTGCACGTGCTCGACCGGCTGGTCGCCGTCGGTGACCTCACCCGGGCCCAGGCCGACGACGCCGCGGCCGCCGACTGGGGCCTGGTCACCGGCTGA
- a CDS encoding metallophosphoesterase, giving the protein MAHNRHDVQQLPLPFPATRRQRAEHAARRAGDLAAAALGAIVRWLLRIALPLGGAAALLQAFPYHATVQGVPFEVRGSLFTRPGLSADTTLGSWEFPAVSGVPFGVHISPEDVDVLALTRLAGGNVPRFVQRLQADVTEQAPTIIGWLLAELVLGVALGLAAAAAVDMSLRYLRGQPRRTHELRRRVRQAGAAVVVVLAVAAYGALSYDPNWVRESRLTGTLAAAQLFPSELSQYYSQQSKALDVLGSVVGIQAALQAQIEDEQTPQTALQIMTISDMHLAANYPLVGQYAANYGVDLIVNAGDESEFGTAAELTPSYLDAVRALTATTPMLWIAGNHDSPATVQVMAGIPGVTVLGTKTTVGGGGYAVTAGLVDAFGLTVAGLSDPRVYGASGRYGADDPSVVDPLQQETVRAAVGPPAEDAAASSSAAAAPSSAPASAPPDGAVAAATPIDLFAIHEPVAAKELREVLPGRIRQTVSGHVHAQNDSADVQAGDATIDLVEGSTGAGGLDNIVRGTERPPIEFSIESVAGNCQFTRVVRFSIASAAPTFGTAPEAATTPQAFGDDVTASTLYFRPQDVAADRVCGPELGIGPAEPWPGS; this is encoded by the coding sequence ATGGCGCACAACCGGCACGACGTCCAGCAGCTGCCGCTGCCGTTCCCGGCGACCCGGCGCCAGCGCGCCGAGCACGCCGCCCGGCGGGCCGGTGACCTGGCCGCCGCCGCACTGGGGGCGATCGTCCGGTGGCTGCTGCGGATCGCGCTCCCGCTGGGCGGCGCGGCCGCGCTGCTGCAGGCGTTCCCGTACCACGCGACCGTGCAGGGCGTGCCGTTCGAGGTGCGGGGCTCGCTGTTCACCCGCCCTGGCCTCAGCGCGGACACCACACTGGGCAGCTGGGAGTTCCCCGCCGTCAGCGGCGTGCCGTTCGGGGTGCACATCAGCCCCGAGGACGTCGACGTGCTGGCGCTGACCCGGCTGGCCGGCGGGAACGTGCCCCGCTTCGTGCAGCGGTTGCAGGCCGACGTGACCGAGCAGGCGCCCACGATCATCGGGTGGCTGCTCGCCGAGCTCGTCCTCGGCGTCGCCCTCGGCCTGGCCGCCGCCGCCGCGGTGGACATGTCGCTGCGCTACCTGCGCGGTCAGCCGCGCCGCACCCACGAGCTGCGCCGCCGGGTGCGGCAGGCCGGGGCGGCGGTCGTCGTCGTCCTGGCCGTGGCCGCGTACGGGGCGCTGAGCTACGACCCGAACTGGGTGCGGGAGTCCCGGCTCACCGGCACGCTGGCCGCCGCGCAGCTGTTCCCCAGCGAGCTGAGCCAGTACTACTCCCAGCAGTCCAAGGCCCTCGACGTCCTCGGCTCGGTCGTGGGCATCCAGGCGGCGCTGCAGGCCCAGATCGAGGACGAGCAGACGCCGCAGACGGCACTGCAGATCATGACCATCTCCGACATGCACCTGGCCGCGAACTACCCGCTGGTGGGGCAGTACGCGGCCAACTACGGCGTCGACCTGATCGTCAACGCCGGCGACGAGAGCGAGTTCGGCACCGCCGCCGAGCTCACCCCCAGCTACCTCGACGCCGTCCGGGCGCTCACCGCCACCACCCCGATGCTGTGGATCGCCGGCAACCACGACTCCCCGGCGACCGTGCAGGTGATGGCGGGCATCCCCGGGGTCACCGTGCTGGGCACCAAGACGACGGTGGGCGGTGGCGGGTACGCCGTCACCGCCGGGCTGGTCGACGCGTTCGGGCTGACCGTCGCCGGGCTGTCGGACCCGCGGGTCTACGGCGCGTCCGGCCGCTACGGCGCCGACGACCCCTCGGTGGTCGACCCGCTGCAGCAGGAGACCGTCCGCGCCGCGGTCGGCCCGCCGGCCGAGGACGCCGCCGCGTCGTCCTCGGCAGCTGCGGCACCGTCGTCCGCACCGGCGTCCGCACCGCCGGACGGCGCGGTGGCCGCGGCCACCCCGATCGACCTGTTCGCCATCCACGAGCCGGTCGCTGCGAAGGAGCTGCGCGAGGTGCTGCCCGGCCGCATCCGGCAGACCGTCTCCGGCCACGTGCACGCCCAGAACGACAGCGCCGACGTGCAGGCCGGCGACGCGACGATCGACCTGGTCGAGGGCTCCACCGGCGCCGGTGGGCTGGACAACATCGTGCGCGGCACCGAGCGGCCGCCGATCGAGTTCAGCATCGAGTCGGTGGCGGGCAACTGCCAGTTCACCCGGGTGGTGCGGTTCTCGATCGCCTCCGCGGCGCCCACCTTCGGCACCGCGCCGGAGGCGGCGACCACCCCGCAGGCCTTCGGCGACGACGTCACGGCCTCGACGCTGTACTTCCGCCCGCAGGACGTCGCCGCGGACCGGGTGTGCGGCCCGGAGCTGGGCATCGGTCCCGCGGAGCCCTGGCCCGGCAGCTGA
- a CDS encoding HAD family hydrolase, translated as MTRTLIASDLDRTLVYSAAAAPSGGLVADPAGPGTAGLVVVERHEGRDVSFMTPAAATALAALAAREVVVPVTTRTPAQLARVRLPGPPPRYAVAANGGVLLVDGVPDPAWAGQVARAVAGVAPLAAALAELTEVCRPEWAGPPRVAADLFCYMVVDRAALPPAAVARLTAWARDGGWSLSVQGRKVYLVPLPLQKSAAALEVAHRVGAEVVLAAGDSLLDVDLLAAADRAVHPGHGEIAASGWSAPWVEALTSTGAAAGEEIVAWFAAHTQGVAPRDRSAGTAVR; from the coding sequence GTGACCCGCACGCTCATCGCCAGCGACCTCGACCGCACGCTCGTCTACTCCGCCGCCGCCGCGCCCTCGGGCGGCCTGGTCGCCGACCCCGCGGGCCCGGGCACCGCCGGCCTGGTCGTGGTGGAGCGGCACGAGGGCCGGGACGTGTCGTTCATGACTCCTGCCGCCGCCACCGCGCTGGCCGCGCTCGCCGCCCGTGAGGTCGTCGTCCCGGTCACCACCCGCACGCCGGCGCAGCTGGCCCGGGTGCGGCTGCCCGGACCGCCGCCCCGGTACGCGGTCGCCGCGAACGGCGGCGTGCTGCTCGTCGACGGCGTCCCCGACCCCGCGTGGGCCGGACAGGTCGCGCGCGCGGTGGCCGGGGTCGCCCCGCTCGCGGCGGCGCTGGCCGAGCTGACCGAGGTGTGCCGACCGGAGTGGGCCGGGCCGCCCCGGGTCGCGGCCGACCTGTTCTGCTACATGGTCGTCGACCGGGCGGCCCTGCCGCCGGCCGCCGTCGCGCGGCTCACCGCCTGGGCCCGGGACGGCGGCTGGTCGCTGTCGGTGCAGGGCCGCAAGGTCTACCTCGTGCCCCTGCCGCTGCAGAAGTCCGCGGCGGCCCTGGAGGTGGCCCACCGGGTCGGCGCCGAGGTCGTCCTGGCCGCGGGGGACTCCCTGCTCGACGTCGACCTGCTCGCCGCCGCCGACCGGGCGGTGCACCCCGGGCACGGCGAGATCGCCGCCAGCGGCTGGTCCGCACCCTGGGTCGAGGCGCTCACCAGCACCGGCGCGGCCGCCGGGGAGGAGATCGTCGCCTGGTTCGCCGCGCACACCCAGGGCGTGGCGCCCCGCGACCGCAGCGCCGGCACCGCCGTCCGGTAG
- a CDS encoding cysteine protease StiP family protein codes for MTGALPDPLHGPAFGSYRAEEVSWLLTDLSGADLEAPVEEREEAVQSGAAHYSESLPVEYQPGPAYQQLFDRALADSAETLAHAVGLVTELVLAERERPPVLVSLARAGTPVGILVRRWAQAAHGLDLPHAALSILRGRGIDQVALSWLAAHHDPRDVVFVDGWTGKGAISRELATSVAQANAALPAGRGFAPDLAVLADPGSCTATFGTRRDFLIASACLNSTVSGLVSRTVLTDRLIGPGQFHGAKHYADLAPADVSARFLDTVSGSFAAVADRVAADLPALRASDRTPTWSGWATVQRLAAEHGVADLNLVKPGVGETTRVLLRRVPEKVLVRRDAVPDLAHVLLLADERGAAVELVDDMPYACVGLIRPLGRDA; via the coding sequence GTGACCGGCGCCCTGCCCGACCCGCTGCACGGCCCGGCGTTCGGCTCCTACCGGGCCGAGGAGGTCAGCTGGCTGCTCACCGACCTGTCCGGGGCCGACCTGGAGGCGCCGGTCGAGGAGCGCGAGGAGGCCGTGCAGTCCGGCGCTGCGCACTACTCGGAGTCGCTGCCGGTGGAGTACCAGCCGGGGCCGGCCTACCAGCAGCTGTTCGACCGGGCGCTGGCCGACTCCGCCGAGACGCTCGCGCACGCCGTCGGGCTGGTCACCGAGCTGGTGCTCGCCGAGCGGGAGCGGCCGCCGGTGCTGGTCTCCCTGGCCCGGGCCGGCACGCCGGTCGGGATCCTGGTGCGCCGCTGGGCGCAGGCGGCGCACGGGCTGGACCTGCCGCACGCCGCCCTGTCGATCCTGCGCGGGCGCGGCATCGACCAGGTGGCGCTGTCCTGGCTGGCCGCCCACCACGACCCGCGCGACGTGGTCTTCGTCGACGGCTGGACCGGCAAGGGTGCGATCAGCCGTGAGCTGGCCACGTCGGTGGCGCAGGCGAACGCCGCGCTGCCGGCCGGGCGGGGCTTCGCACCCGACCTGGCGGTGCTGGCCGACCCCGGCTCCTGCACGGCCACCTTCGGCACCCGGCGCGACTTCCTGATCGCCTCGGCGTGCCTGAACTCCACGGTGTCCGGGCTGGTGTCGCGCACCGTGCTCACCGACCGGCTGATCGGCCCCGGCCAGTTCCACGGCGCGAAGCACTACGCCGACCTGGCACCGGCCGACGTCTCGGCGCGCTTCCTGGACACCGTCAGCGGCTCCTTCGCTGCTGTCGCGGACCGGGTGGCGGCCGACCTGCCCGCGCTGCGGGCCTCCGACCGCACGCCGACCTGGTCGGGCTGGGCGACCGTGCAGCGGCTGGCCGCCGAGCACGGCGTCGCCGACCTGAACCTGGTCAAGCCCGGGGTGGGGGAGACCACCCGGGTGCTGCTGCGCCGGGTGCCGGAGAAGGTGCTCGTCCGGCGGGACGCGGTGCCCGACCTGGCCCACGTGCTGCTGCTGGCCGACGAGCGCGGCGCCGCGGTCGAGCTCGTCGACGACATGCCCTACGCCTGCGTCGGCCTGATCCGCCCCCTCGGGAGGGACGCGTGA